The following proteins come from a genomic window of Aptenodytes patagonicus chromosome W, bAptPat1.pri.cur, whole genome shotgun sequence:
- the LOC143172064 gene encoding SKI family transcriptional corepressor 2-like → MATSPLPGPTDILLPSPSSAYPPDPMNQPRAGHAAMKPNQVGQVILYGIPIVSLVIDGQERLCLAQISNTLLKNFSYNEIHNRRVALGITCVQCTPVQLEILRRAGAMPISSRRCGMITKREAERLCKSFLGENRPPKLPDNFAFDVSHECAWGCRGSFIPARYNSSRAKCIKCSYCSMYFSPNKFIFHSHRTPDAKYTQPDAANFNSWRRHLKLTDKSPQDELVFAWEDVKAMFNGGSRKRALPPAPPAPTAAAPAACHPLGSVKAAAAVVGGGLLSPHLLAAPPELHQKRPRFEEDEELQEAVAAAHGGKSPRSYPVIPVPNKGSFGGVLQKFPGCGGLFPHPYGFPAAAFGLCHKKEEGGGADALGGAAAHKAGGGAAGGGLSGLFWPGRKDAAFYPPFCMFWPPRTPGGLPVPTYLQPPPQPPGALGCSLGDGAGLLRQAFLDLSEPGGEAGAAGLGTPPAAAAPPPPAPAAAAAARDPLFESPPGGGGAEPASPAASEGGGGGGGGGRVPAHHPHLLEAAAGRKAGGGYHHSSAFRPVGGKEDSESLAKLHGGGPPRSASPLQLLLPPPPPEEAGCERHPLPPPPHPPHRLLSPGGTSCSFASEDSSEEEEDEEEEDEPEVDVEGHKPPEEEDEEEEEEGEEEPRGGDPLAAGGRFPPVRGLAEKGGRERPAAGPFSRPPTEEKLGEGQAQPQPPPGPPRAGSGGSSPAHHPSLEEQPSYKDNQKSKESNQVILPTKEDTFSDKNKEHNFFVTDSEPSGGDFWRDIAGEHTQETNSPHSLKKDVENMGKEELQKVLFEQIDLRRRLEQEFQVLKGNASFPVFNNFQDQMKRELAYREEMVQQLQIIPYAASLIRKEKLGAHLSKS, encoded by the exons ATGGCGACCAGCCCGCTGCCCGGCCCCACCGACATCTTGCTGCCGTCGCCGTCCAGCGCGTACCCGCCGGACCCCATGAACCAGCCGAGGGCCGGCCACGCCGCCATGAAGCCCAACCAGGTGGGGCAGGTGATCCTCTACGGCATCCCCATCGTCTCCCTGGTCATCGACGGGCAGGAGCGGTTGTGCCTAGCGCAGATCTCCAACACCCTCCTTAAAAACTTCAGCTACAACGAGATCCACAACCGGCGGGTGGCCCTGGGCATCACCTGCGTGCAGTGCACACCGGTGCAGCTGGAGATCCTGCGGCGGGCCGGGGCCATGCCCATCTCCTCCCGCCGCTGCGGTATGATCACCAAGCGGGAGGCGGAGCGGCTCTGCAAGTCCTTCTTGGGGGAGAACCGGCCTCCCAAACTGCCGGATAACTTCGCCTTCGACGTGTCCCACGAGTGCGCCTGGGGCTGCCGCGGCAGCTTCATCCCTGCCCGCTACAACAGCTCCCGGGCCAAGTGCATCAAGTGCAGCTACTGCAGCATGTACTTCTCCCCCAACAAGTTCATCTTCCACTCCCACCGCACCCCCGACGCCAAGTACACCCAGCCCGACGCCGCCAACTTCAACTCCTGGCGCCGTCACCTCAAGCTCACCGACAAAAGCCCCCAGGACGAGCTGGTCTTCGCCTGGGAGGACGTCAAGGCCATGTTCAACGGCGGCAGCCGCAAGCGGGCCCTgccgcccgcccctcccgcccccaccgccgccgcccccgccgcctgccACCCGCTGGGCTCGGTGAAGGCGGCGGCCGCCGTGGTGGGCGGCGGGTTGCTGAGCCCGCACCTCCTGGCCGCCCCGCCCGAGCTGCACCAGAAGCGGCCGCGCTTCGAGGAGgacgaggagctgcaggaggccgTGGCGGCGGCGCACGGCGGCAAGAGCCCGCGGAGCTACCCGGTCATCCCGGTGCCCAACAAGGGCTCCTTCGGCGGCGTGCTCCAGAAGTTCCCCGGCTGCGGGGGGCTCTTCCCGCACCCCTACggcttccccgccgccgccttcggcctCTGCCACAAGAaggaggagggcggcggggccgacGCCCTCGGCGGGGCGGCGGCACACAAggccggcgggggcgcggcgggcggcggcctcTCGGGGCTCTTCTGGCCGGGCAGGAAGGACGCCGCCTTCTACCCGCCCTTCTGCATGTTCTGGCCGCCCCGCACGCCGGGCGGGCTGCCGGTACCCACCTACCtgcagccgccgccgcagccccccggcgcCCTGGGCTGCTCGCTGGGCGACGGGGCGGGCCTGCTGCGCCAGGCCTTCCTGGACCTCTCGGAGcccggcggcgaggcgggggccgcggggctgggcacgccgcccgccgccgccgccccccccccgcccgctcccgccgccgccgccgccgcgcgggaCCCGCTCTTCGAGtcgccccctggcggcggcggcgcggagcccgcctcgcccgccgcttcggaggggggcggcggcggcggcggcggcgggcgggtcCCCGCGCACCACCCGCACCTGCtggaggcggcggccgggcgcaAGGCGGGCGGCGGGTACCACCACTCCAGCGCCTTCCGACCGGTGGGCGGCAAGGAGGACTCGGAGAGCCTGGCCAAGCTGCACGGCGgcggcccgccccgctccgcctcgccgctgcagctgctgctgccgccgccgccgcccgaggAGGCGGGCTGCGAGCGGcacccgctccccccgccgccgcaccCCCCCCACCGCCTCCTCTCGCCCGGCGGCACCAGCTGCAGCTTCGCCAGCGAGgacagcagcgaggaggaggaggacgaggaggaggaggacgagccCGAGGTGGACGTCGAGGGGCACAAGCCCcccgaggaggaggacgaggaggaggaggaggagggcgaggAAGAGCCCCGCGGCGGAGACCCCTTGGCGGCCGGCGGCCGCTTCCCGCCCGTCAGGGGCCTGGCGGAGAAGGGCGGTCGggagcgccccgccgccggccccttcTCCCGGCCGCCTACTGAGGAGAAGCTGGGGGAAGGCCAGGCCCAGCCGCAGCCGcctcccggccccccccgggcgggcagcggcggcagcagcccggCGCACCATCCGTCCCTGGAGGAGCAGCCCTCCTACAAAGAT aaTCAGAAGAGCAAGGAGAGTAATCAAGTTATCTTGCCTACGAAAGAGGACACCTTCTCAG ATAAGAACAAGGAGCATAATTTTTTCGTCACAGATTCAGAGCCTTCAGGAGGAGACTTCTGGAGAGATATAGCAG GCGAACACACACAAGAAACCAATTCACCTCATTCACTGAAGAAGGACGTAGAAAACATGgggaaag AGGAACTCCAGAAGGTTTTGTTTGAACAGATCGACTTACGGAGGAGACTAGAACAGGAATTCCAGGTGTTGAAAGGAAATGCGTCTTTCCCAGTCTTCA ATAATTTTCAAGATCAGATGAAGCGGGAACTGGCATACAGAGAAGAAATGGTACAGCAGCTACAAATT